A window from Carassius auratus strain Wakin chromosome 48, ASM336829v1, whole genome shotgun sequence encodes these proteins:
- the LOC113065747 gene encoding E3 ubiquitin-protein ligase TRIM39-like isoform X1: protein MAYSSGPLNEELQCSICLDVFTDPVTTPCGHNFCRSCLNKCWTNTETCFCSVCEEQFSRRPDLEINTTLREVVQQFQDKLKLEKSEVFCDFCDEREHKAVKSCLTCQSSYCESHLEPHLRVPRLKKHTLINAVENLEDYLCQKHERPLELFCRDDQTCVCLSCTEGDHRSHNTVPIEEESQQKKIQLFQTQTDMQQMIQKRMKKIQEIQHSVELRKRNTEEEKSSSVDLFTDLIRSIERCQSELLKMMEEQQKAAEKQAEDLIKELQQEITDLKKRNTELEQISHTDDHLQLLQKLSSLCSHPHIKNWTEIRTDSDVNVLPIKRALIQLEKTLNEKLCQSGLKCLQKFAVDLTLDSDTANPYLILSGNGKQVSDGDIKQDVPENPKRFDDVLCVLAKEGFSSGRFYYEVQVKGKSEWSLGVARESVNRKKTMKLTPVNGFWTVILRNENQFKACERPPVSFSLKVKPEKVGVFVDYEEGLVSFYDMCSRSHIYSFTGQTFTDKLYPYFSPCDNDEGKNSNPLIITTHLINR, encoded by the exons ATGGCATACTCCAGTGGTCCACTAAATGAGGAGCTCCAGTGCTCCATCtgtctggatgtgttcactgatccagtcaccactccatgtggacacaacttctgcaGAAGCTGCCTGAACAAGTGCTGGACAAACACAGAGACTTGCTTCTGTTCTGTCTGTGAAGAACAATTCAGCAGAAGACCTGATCTTGAGATTAATACAACACTCAGAGAGGTTGTGCAACAATTTCAGGATAAGCTCAAACTAGAAAAATCTGAAGTGTTCTGTGACTTCTGTGATGAAAGAGAGCATAAAGCTGTGAAGTCCTGTCTGACATGTCAAAGCTCTTACTGTGAGAGTCACCTGGAGCCTCATCTCAGAGTCCCACGTCTAAAGAAACACACACTGATCAACGCTGTGGAAAATCTGGAGGATTATTTATGCCAGAAACATGAGAGACCTCTGGAGCTGTTCTGCAGAGATgatcagacgtgtgtgtgtttgtcctgcACTGAAGGAGACCACAGGAGTCACAACACTGTTCCTATAGAGGAGGAGAGTCAACAGAAGAAG ATTCAGCTGtttcagacacagacagacatgcaGCAGATGATCCAGAAGAGAATGAAGAAGATTCAAGAGATCCAGCACTCAGTAGAGCTGAGAAAG AGGAACACAGAGGAAGAGAAATCGTCCAGTGTTGATCTTTTCACTGATctgatccgctccattgagagatgtCAGTCTGAGCTGCTAAAGATGATGGAggaacagcagaaagcagcagagaaacaggcTGAAGATCTCATTAAAGAGCTGCAGCAGGAAATCACTGATCTGAAGAagagaaacactgagctggagcagaTCTCACACACTGATGATCATCTGCAGCTCCTGCAG AAGTTATCATCCCTGTGCAGTCATCCACACATCAAGAACTGGACTGAGATCAGGACTGACTCTGATGTGAATGTGCTTCCTATCAAAAGAGCTTTGATTCAGCTGGAGAAAACTCTAAATGAAAAACTCTGTCAGTCAG GATTGAAGTGTCTACAGAAGTTCGCAG TGGATTTGACTCTGGATTCTGATACAGCGAATCCATATCTCATCCTGTCTGGAAATGGAAAACAAGTGAGTGATGGAGATATTAAGCAGGATGTCCCAGAAAACCCAAAGAGATTTGATGATGTTTTGTGTGTTCTGGCAAAAGAGGGATTCAGTTCAGGGAGATTTTACTATGAGGTGCAGGTGAAGGGAAAGAGTGAGTGGAGTTTAGGAGTGGCCAGAGAATCTGTTAACAGGAAGAAGACGATGAAACTGACTCCAGTGAATGGATTCTGGACTGTGATTCTAAGGAATGAGAATCAGTTTAAAGCTTGTGAACGTCcacctgtctctttctctctgaaagTGAAACCTGAGAAGGTGggagtgtttgtggattatgaggagGGTCTGGTCTCTTTTTATGACATGTGCTCCAGATCCCATATCTACTCTTTCACTGGTCAGACCTTTACTGACAAACTCTATCCATATTTTAGcccatgtgataatgatgaaggtaaaaACTCAAACCCACTGATTATCACAACTCATCTCATTAACAGATGA
- the LOC113065747 gene encoding E3 ubiquitin/ISG15 ligase TRIM25-like isoform X2 gives MAYSSGPLNEELQCSICLDVFTDPVTTPCGHNFCRSCLNKCWTNTETCFCSVCEEQFSRRPDLEINTTLREVVQQFQDKLKLEKSEVFCDFCDEREHKAVKSCLTCQSSYCESHLEPHLRVPRLKKHTLINAVENLEDYLCQKHERPLELFCRDDQTCVCLSCTEGDHRSHNTVPIEEESQQKKIQLFQTQTDMQQMIQKRMKKIQEIQHSVELRKRNTEEEKSSSVDLFTDLIRSIERCQSELLKMMEEQQKAAEKQAEDLIKELQQEITDLKKRNTELEQISHTDDHLQLLQKLSSLCSHPHIKNWTEIRTDSDVNVLPIKRALIQLEKTLNEKLCQSGLKCLQKFAVDLTLDSDTANPYLILSGNGKQMDI, from the exons ATGGCATACTCCAGTGGTCCACTAAATGAGGAGCTCCAGTGCTCCATCtgtctggatgtgttcactgatccagtcaccactccatgtggacacaacttctgcaGAAGCTGCCTGAACAAGTGCTGGACAAACACAGAGACTTGCTTCTGTTCTGTCTGTGAAGAACAATTCAGCAGAAGACCTGATCTTGAGATTAATACAACACTCAGAGAGGTTGTGCAACAATTTCAGGATAAGCTCAAACTAGAAAAATCTGAAGTGTTCTGTGACTTCTGTGATGAAAGAGAGCATAAAGCTGTGAAGTCCTGTCTGACATGTCAAAGCTCTTACTGTGAGAGTCACCTGGAGCCTCATCTCAGAGTCCCACGTCTAAAGAAACACACACTGATCAACGCTGTGGAAAATCTGGAGGATTATTTATGCCAGAAACATGAGAGACCTCTGGAGCTGTTCTGCAGAGATgatcagacgtgtgtgtgtttgtcctgcACTGAAGGAGACCACAGGAGTCACAACACTGTTCCTATAGAGGAGGAGAGTCAACAGAAGAAG ATTCAGCTGtttcagacacagacagacatgcaGCAGATGATCCAGAAGAGAATGAAGAAGATTCAAGAGATCCAGCACTCAGTAGAGCTGAGAAAG AGGAACACAGAGGAAGAGAAATCGTCCAGTGTTGATCTTTTCACTGATctgatccgctccattgagagatgtCAGTCTGAGCTGCTAAAGATGATGGAggaacagcagaaagcagcagagaaacaggcTGAAGATCTCATTAAAGAGCTGCAGCAGGAAATCACTGATCTGAAGAagagaaacactgagctggagcagaTCTCACACACTGATGATCATCTGCAGCTCCTGCAG AAGTTATCATCCCTGTGCAGTCATCCACACATCAAGAACTGGACTGAGATCAGGACTGACTCTGATGTGAATGTGCTTCCTATCAAAAGAGCTTTGATTCAGCTGGAGAAAACTCTAAATGAAAAACTCTGTCAGTCAG GATTGAAGTGTCTACAGAAGTTCGCAG TGGATTTGACTCTGGATTCTGATACAGCGAATCCATATCTCATCCTGTCTGGAAATGGAAAACAA